A stretch of DNA from Vicinamibacterales bacterium:
GATGAACACGGTCTTGATCTCGGTGAAGAAGTTCAGCCCCTCTTCCGCCATTTCGCGCTCGCCGACGCCGGTGGACTTGGTCCCGCCGAACGGCAGCTGCGCCTCTCCGCCGACGGTCGGCTCGTTGACGTGCACCATGCCGGTCTCGACCTCGTCCACGAACCGCATCACCGACGAGATGTTCTCGGTGAAGATCGACGTGGTCAGGCCGTACTCGACGGCGTTGGCGAAGCGGAGCGCCTCTTCAAGCGATGACGCCGTGGCCACCGACAGCACCGGCCCGAAGATCTCTTCCTTGAAGATCCGCATCGACGGCGACACGCCGTCGAAGATGGTCGGCTCGATGAAATACCCCTGGCTGAGCGCCCCCGGCCGGGCGCCGCCGGTCAGCAGCCGCGCGCCTTCGCCCTGGCCGACCTTGATGTAGTCCATCACCGTCTGCCACTGGCTGTCGCCGACGGAAGGCCCCATGTCAGACGAGTCGTCCAGGCCCGGACCGAGCTTCATTTTCCTCGCGGCCGCCACCAGCCGATCGACCAGCGCGCTCTTGATGTCGGGATGCGCGATCACCCTGGAGGTCGCCGTGCAGCGCTGCCCGGTGGAGCCGAACGCGCCGCTGTGAATGGCGGCGGCGGCCTTGTCGAGGTCGGCGTCGGGCATCACGATCACGGCGTTCTTGCCGCCCATTTCGCAGGTCACCTTCGCGCCCCGCTGGGCCGCCTTGACGTAGACGGCGCCGCCGACGCGGTTCGAGCCGGTAAACGAGATCGCGCGCAACTCGGGGGCGTTCACCATCGCCTCCCCAACTTCGGCTCCCGTGCCAACCAGCATGTTGAACACGCCGGGCGGCAACCCGGCTTCTTCGTAGATCTCCGCCAGCAGCGCCGACGTGGCCGGCGTCAGCTCCGCCGGCTTGAACACCACGCAATTGCCGGCGACGATGGCCGGGGCGCTCTTCCACACGGGTATCGCCCACGGGAAATTCCAGGGCGCGATCAACCCGACCACGCCGAGGGGTTGCCGCACGGTGTAGGTGAAGGTGTCGCGCGACTCCGACGGCAGGGTCTTGCCGTGCATGCGGAACCCTTCGCCGGCGTAGTACTCGAGCAGCGAGATGCCCTTGAGCGTTTCGCCGCGGGCTTCCTTCAGGATCTTGCCTTCCTCGCGGGTCAGCGTGCGGGCGATCTCGTCGAGCCGGCGGCGGGAAATGTCGGCGGCGCGCCACAGCACGCGCCCGCGCTCGGGTCCAGGCGTCTTCTTCCACGCCGGCCACGCCGCCACCGCCGCGTCGATCGCCAGGCGGACATCGGCGGCGGTCGCGAGTGGATACTCGGCAATCACGTCGCTGACATCGGCGGGGTTGATGTTCCTGGTGACGCCGCTGGACGCCGGGCGATACCACTTGCCGTTGACGTAAGAGCCGGTGTTCATAAGGCGCCTATTATCCCCCACGAGCGCGCGAAGCGCGCGAGCCCCACGAGGCGCAGAGCGCCGAGCCCGAGGCGCGAGCCCCCACGCGCGAGCGGAAGCGAGCGCGCCTACTGCCCAGCGCGAGGCATCAGCAGCAGGTAAATCGCGGCGCTCAAGCCAAAGGTCACGAACCAGGCGTAGGTGTAGATGTGGTCGAACAGCGTCGGGTCCGCGACCACGCCACCCGCCGTGGTGGCCGCGCGCGCGAAGCCTGGAATGACCGGCAGGATCGCGCCGATCAGCGCGATGATCGCGACGCCGTTGGTGCCGCCGCCGTAGGCATAGCGGCCGTCGACCTTGAACAGGTCCGGCAGCGACAGCTCGCGCTTGCGCAGAATCCAGTAGTCCGCGATCAGGATGCCGCCGACCGCGCCCATCAGGCTCGAGTAGCCAATCAGCCACGTGAAGATGTAGGCCGAGGCGTCGGCGTAGAGCTTCCACGGCATCATCAGCACGCCCAGGGCGGCCGTGATCAGCCCGCCGGTAACGTAATTGATCCGCCTGGGCGCCAGGCTCGAGAAATCGTTCGCCGGCGACACCACGTTGGCGGCCATGTTGGTCGTGATCTGCGCGGCGAGAATCACCAGCGCGCCGAAGATGACCACGGCGGGGCTGCCGATGCGCGCGATCAGGACGACCGGATCCCACACCGCCTCACCGAAGATCACGATGGTGGCGCTGGTCACCGCCACGCCGAGAAACGCAAACGCCGTCATCGTCAGCGGCAGGCCCAACGCCTGGCCCATCGCCTGGGAGCGCTGGCTCTTCGCGTAACGCGTGAAGTCAGGAATGTTGAGGCTGAGCGTGGCCCAGTAGCCGACGTTGGCCGTCAGAGCCGCGGGAAACAGTTTCCAGAACGGCGTGCTCCCCTGCTGCAGCTTTGGCGACTCCGAGAGGATGCGGACCAATCCGCCGCCGTTGGTGACCGCCCACCACAACAGCAGCAGGCCGCCGCCGAGCAGCAACGGCGCCGACCACGCCTCGAGCAGCTTGATGCCCTCGAGCCCACGGACGATGATCGCCACCTGCACGAGCCAGAAGGCGGCGAACGAGATCCAGACGCTGCCCGGCACGTTGGCCCATCCCGGCCACGCCGCCGTCAGCAGCGCCTCGAGCGCGAGCGCGCCAATCCAGGTCTGGATGCCGAACCAGCCGCACGCGACGATCGCGCGCAGCATCGCCGGCACGTTCGCGCCCTTCACGCCGAAGGCGGCGCGACACAGCACCGGGAACGACACGCCGTACTTCGTGCCGGCGTGCGCGTTGAGGATCATTGGGATCAGCACGATGGCGTTGCCGAGCAGGATGGTGACGAGGGCCTGCGACCACGTCATCCCCTGCTGCATCAGCCCCGACGCCAGCGTGTAGGTCGTGATCACCACGCTCATGCCGATCCAGAGCGCGGCGATGTGATACGTGGACCACGTGCGGCTCGCCAGTGACGTGGGTGCGAGGTCGGGGTTCCAGAGCGGACTGCCCGAGACGTCCTCGGTCAGCTCAACGAATTCCTGGCGAAGCGCCCCGGTCGGGGCGCCGCCTGTGGGTTTCAACGCGCGTATCCTTCGGCCTCGTGGCCGCCGTGGTACTCCTTGCCGTCGGGCCGCCGGATCTTCGAATGCACGACGACGTTCCCCCGCCGCAGGCCGCGGAAGTCTTCGAGCGAGTGGTAGCTTCGCTTTTCCATGAACTGCTGCATGCCGTCGATCAGCCCCTTGATGACGTTCGGACCAATCGCGCGGTCGAGCATGGCCGCCGTGCACACCTGCACCGTGCCGCAGCCGAGCAGGAAGTAGTTGAGCGCGTGCGCGAACTCGGCAATGCCGCCGATGCCCGAGAACGCCCGGTCGGGAAACGCGTTGGTCAGCTGCGCCATCTTCGCCAGCGACTGCGGCAGGATGGCCGGGCCGCCCAGGCCGCCGCTCGACACCAGCCCGTCCACGTTCATCTCGAAGTCCAGCGTCTCCGGATCGATCAGCGGCAGCGAGGGAAAGGTGTTGGACGACACGATCGCGTCGGCGCCGCCGCGGAAGGCCGCGCTCGCCTCTTCGACGATGTCGGTGGTGGAGGGCGTGAGCTTGCACCACACGGGCACCTTCGCCACCTCCTTCACCACTTCGGTGACGATCGACACCTGCTCCTGGTCCTTGCCGATGTTCGAGCCCATGTCCTTGCGGTCCATGTGCGGGCACGACAGGTTCAGCTCGAAGGCGTCGGCGCCGGCATCCTGGCAGGCCTTCGCCAGCGTCTGCCAATGGGCAAGTTCGGTGTCGCTCCCGGAGCCGGCCATGATCGACGCCACCAGGATGCGGTCCGGATGCGCCTTCTTGATCCCTTCGATCTTCGGGACCCACCAGTCGAGCGGCTTGTCGGAGATGAGCTCCCAGTTCCAGGACGAGTGCAGCGCCGTGTCGGGCTTCTTCTGCATCGACAGGTGGCCGTCGAGGGTCGAGCGCAGGAACTTGGTCTTGGGCCCGGCAACGTTGGTGACCGGATGCAGCCCGATGGTCTTGGTCACCACCCCGCCCCATCCCGCCTCGAACGCTCGCATGATGTTGCTGTCGGACTCGGTCGGCGGCGCCGACGACAGGAGGAACGGGTTGGTGAACTTCAAGCCCGTGAACGTCACCGAAATGTCCGGCTTCATGGGGGGATTATGGGTGCTGAGGTGCTGGGGTGCAAGGGTGGTGGGGTGCCTGGAAGCACGAGCTGACCGAAGTCGATGTCTTTGCCGCTTGAGTTGCTCCGCACTCCCAGGGGGCTTACCCTACTTCCGGGAGAATCACGACCATGACCCTCAATGAGACTCTCAAGCAGCTCCAAGCGCTCGGCAGCGCGAAGGTGCGGGCGCAGAACGCGAAGAGCGGCGCCGGGGATCATCAGTTCGGCGTCAGTCTCGGCGACATCCGGGCGCTGGCGAAAACGATCCGCACGGACCATCCGTTGGCACTGTCTCTTTGGGAGACCGGGAACGTTGACGCCCAGTTCCTGGCAACACTCCTGGTTCAGCCCAAGAAGCTGCCGGCCAAAGAGATGGATCGGATGGTGCGGTCCCTCACCTTTGTGCGCGTGGCGGACTGGCTCAACGCCTATGTCGTCCGGCAGCACCCCGACAAAGAGGCACTCCGCCAGGACTGGATGGCCGCGGACGACCGCTGGGCGGCCCGCGCCGGATGGGACCTCACCGCCGAGCGGGTCGCCAAGAGTCCGGACGGGCTCGATCTCCCGGCGCTGCTGGCTCGCATCGAGTCGGAAATGGCCGGCGCCGGTCCCGAAGCGAAGTGGACGATGAACAACACGCTTGCGGCCATCGGAATCCACTTTCCCAAGCACCGCAAGCGGGCCATCGCCATTGGCGAGAAGTTGGGGATCTACCGGGACTACCCCGTTTCGAAGGGCTGCACGTCCCCCTTCGCTCCGATCTGGATTCAAGCTATGGTGAGCCGGCGGACGCAGACACACGGCTGAATGGTCTGGTGTCGAAAAGAGGATTGACCATGCGTTACAACACAGTGCGTGTCGGTTTCGTCCTGGTGCTGTTGATGGCTGCCAACGACAGCGAAGGCAAACGCGTGTCCGCTGCGTCTTCTCAGAACCCCGTCGCATGCGCAGTGACGACACCGAATGGAGTCGTCGCAAGCGGCGGAGACAAAGATCCAAACAGCTACGGCAATCGACAGGTATCGGTTGGACCGTTCGGATTGTGGCCGGACGGAACGGTGGTCTTCAAGCCGGGTGGCGCGGGCTTCATCACTCGAGACGGTTCGCTCGGAATGAAGTTCGGATGGCTTCGTGGCGTTCCAGGCCAACTGCGGATTGATGGACGCCGGCTCGACGCGCCGGCGTCACCTTTGCGAGCGGAAGTGTCAAACGGATATGGAACTCTCGGCTTCCAGGCCACCTACGTGATTTTTCCAACGCCAGGCTGCTGGGAGATCACGGGCCGCGTCGGCGATGCGAGCGTCACCTTCGTGACCATGGTCGTGAAGATCGGCGACGGGCCGGCTTGGCGGCGAGATGTTCCATGAGTATTCTCCTGATCTTCTGATCTCCTGTTTTGGCGTGCGTCTGGAGTGTTAGCCATGAGCATTCTGATCAAGAACGGCACCATCGTCACCGCCACCGACCAGTACGTTGGCGACGTCTTCATCGAGGGCGAGAAGGTCACCACCATCGGCACGGCGCTCACGATGCCGGCCGACCGGGTCATCGACGCCACCGGCAAGTACGTATTGCCCGGCGGCATCGACGTCCACACCCACATGGACATGCCGTTCGGCGGCACCACTTCCGCCGACGACTTCGAGTCGGGCACCATCGCCGCCGCCTTCGGCGGCACCACGACCATCCTCGATTTCGCGATCCAGTACCGAGGGCAGACGCTGCACCACGCGTGGGAAACGTGGATGCAGAAGGCCCAGGGCAAGGCCGCCATCGACTACGGCTTCCACATGATCATCACGGAGCTGTCGGACCAGGTGGAAGAGGAGATGGACGCCATGGTCCGCCAGGGCGTGTCGTCGTTCAAGCTGTTCATGGCCTACCCCGGCGTGTTCATGCTGGACGATGCGAGCATCTTCCGCGCGATGCTGCGCACCGGCCAGAACGGCGGCACCATCTGCATGCACGCCGAGAACGGCGGCGTGATCGACGTGCTGGTGAAGAAGGCACTGGCCGAAGGCAAGACGGCGCCGAAGTATCACGCGCTGACGCGACCGGCGCGCGCCGAAGGCGAGGCCGCCCATCGCGCCATTGCCCTCGCCGAGATCGCCGACGTCCCGGTCTACATCGTTCACCTGTCCGCCGCCGAGGCGCTGGAGCAGGTGACCGAGGCGCGCGATCGCGGCTTGCCCGCGTTCGCCGAAACCTGTCCGCAGTACCTGTTTCTCTCTGAGGACAATTACGACGAACCTGACTTCGGCGGGTCGAAGTACGTGATGAGCCCGCCCCTCCGGCACAAGTCCACGCAGGATCGGCTGTGGCGCGGGCTCGCGTTCAACGACCTGCAGGCGATTGCCACCGACCACTGCCCGTTCTGCATGAAAGAGAAGCACCTCGGCGACGGCGACTTCTCGAAGATCCCGAACGGCGCGCCTGGCGTGGAGACGCGCATGAGCCTGGTCTACGACGGCGGCGTGCGCACGGGACGCATCTCGATGAACCGCTTCGTCGAACTGACGTCAACGTCGCCGGCGAAGATCTTCGGCATGTTCCCGAAGAAGGGCACGATCGCACCCGGCTCCGACGCCGACATCGTCATCTTCGATCCCGGGAAAAAGACGACGCTCTCGGCGAAGACGCATCACATGAAGGTGGACTACAACCCCTACGAGGGTCGCCAGGTCACGGGCGTGACCGAAACCGTGCTGTCGCGCGGCAAGGTGATTATCGACGCCGGCAGGTTCACGGGGAAGCCGGGCGCCGGCTCCTTCCTGAAGCGCAGCGCCCGGCAGATTTAGCGGGGTCAGACCCCGAGTCAAGAAGTGCCGAGGGGTCTGACCCCGTCGTAGCGCTGCGATAGGGTCAGACCCCTCGGCACGACCCACTCGGGGTCAGACCCTATTGCAGCACGACGGCGGTGCCGCTGACGGTCACCATCAGCATGCTGGCGTTGCCGCCCACCGTCTCGTAGTCGATGTCGATGCCGACCACCGCGTTGGCGCCCATCTCCGCCGCCGCGATCTTGATCTCCTCCAGCGCCAGCTCGCGGGCCCGCCGCAATTCGCGCTCGTAGGTCGCCGACCGGCCGCCGACGATGTCGCGGATGCCGGCGAAGATGTCCTTGAAGATGTTGGCGCCCATGATCGCCTCGCCGGTGACGATGCCCTGGTAGGCGGTGATCTTCTTGCCCTCGATGCTCGGGGTCGTGGTGACAATGACTGCTGCGGACATGTGATTTGCGCTCCTGCACACTCCAGACGGCGATCTATGGGTTGAGGTTCCACATCGTAAAAGACGATGGATTGCCGGCGGAGGGGTCAGACCCCTCGGCACTGCCCGCTCGGGGTCAGACCCCTCACACCGTGATGACCGCGGCCGCCCACTCGGTCGCCTGGGTGTCGGACTTCACCAGCTTCGACAGGTCCACCACCGCGTTGTTGCCGTCGCGCACGATCGGCAGGCGGTCCATGTTGCGGGTGGCGCGCCCGTCCAGGAACTTGCCTTCGGGGGAGTACTTCGAGTCGTGCTTCGTGCACTCGAAGCGGCCCACCGCCTG
This window harbors:
- a CDS encoding aldehyde dehydrogenase family protein; translation: MNTGSYVNGKWYRPASSGVTRNINPADVSDVIAEYPLATAADVRLAIDAAVAAWPAWKKTPGPERGRVLWRAADISRRRLDEIARTLTREEGKILKEARGETLKGISLLEYYAGEGFRMHGKTLPSESRDTFTYTVRQPLGVVGLIAPWNFPWAIPVWKSAPAIVAGNCVVFKPAELTPATSALLAEIYEEAGLPPGVFNMLVGTGAEVGEAMVNAPELRAISFTGSNRVGGAVYVKAAQRGAKVTCEMGGKNAVIVMPDADLDKAAAAIHSGAFGSTGQRCTATSRVIAHPDIKSALVDRLVAAARKMKLGPGLDDSSDMGPSVGDSQWQTVMDYIKVGQGEGARLLTGGARPGALSQGYFIEPTIFDGVSPSMRIFKEEIFGPVLSVATASSLEEALRFANAVEYGLTTSIFTENISSVMRFVDEVETGMVHVNEPTVGGEAQLPFGGTKSTGVGEREMAEEGLNFFTEIKTVFINYSGKAERSMTR
- a CDS encoding NCS1 family nucleobase:cation symporter-1, whose translation is MKPTGGAPTGALRQEFVELTEDVSGSPLWNPDLAPTSLASRTWSTYHIAALWIGMSVVITTYTLASGLMQQGMTWSQALVTILLGNAIVLIPMILNAHAGTKYGVSFPVLCRAAFGVKGANVPAMLRAIVACGWFGIQTWIGALALEALLTAAWPGWANVPGSVWISFAAFWLVQVAIIVRGLEGIKLLEAWSAPLLLGGGLLLLWWAVTNGGGLVRILSESPKLQQGSTPFWKLFPAALTANVGYWATLSLNIPDFTRYAKSQRSQAMGQALGLPLTMTAFAFLGVAVTSATIVIFGEAVWDPVVLIARIGSPAVVIFGALVILAAQITTNMAANVVSPANDFSSLAPRRINYVTGGLITAALGVLMMPWKLYADASAYIFTWLIGYSSLMGAVGGILIADYWILRKRELSLPDLFKVDGRYAYGGGTNGVAIIALIGAILPVIPGFARAATTAGGVVADPTLFDHIYTYAWFVTFGLSAAIYLLLMPRAGQ
- a CDS encoding DNA alkylation repair protein encodes the protein MTLNETLKQLQALGSAKVRAQNAKSGAGDHQFGVSLGDIRALAKTIRTDHPLALSLWETGNVDAQFLATLLVQPKKLPAKEMDRMVRSLTFVRVADWLNAYVVRQHPDKEALRQDWMAADDRWAARAGWDLTAERVAKSPDGLDLPALLARIESEMAGAGPEAKWTMNNTLAAIGIHFPKHRKRAIAIGEKLGIYRDYPVSKGCTSPFAPIWIQAMVSRRTQTHG
- the hydA gene encoding dihydropyrimidinase; the encoded protein is MSILIKNGTIVTATDQYVGDVFIEGEKVTTIGTALTMPADRVIDATGKYVLPGGIDVHTHMDMPFGGTTSADDFESGTIAAAFGGTTTILDFAIQYRGQTLHHAWETWMQKAQGKAAIDYGFHMIITELSDQVEEEMDAMVRQGVSSFKLFMAYPGVFMLDDASIFRAMLRTGQNGGTICMHAENGGVIDVLVKKALAEGKTAPKYHALTRPARAEGEAAHRAIALAEIADVPVYIVHLSAAEALEQVTEARDRGLPAFAETCPQYLFLSEDNYDEPDFGGSKYVMSPPLRHKSTQDRLWRGLAFNDLQAIATDHCPFCMKEKHLGDGDFSKIPNGAPGVETRMSLVYDGGVRTGRISMNRFVELTSTSPAKIFGMFPKKGTIAPGSDADIVIFDPGKKTTLSAKTHHMKVDYNPYEGRQVTGVTETVLSRGKVIIDAGRFTGKPGAGSFLKRSARQI
- a CDS encoding heavy metal-binding domain-containing protein; its protein translation is MSAAVIVTTTPSIEGKKITAYQGIVTGEAIMGANIFKDIFAGIRDIVGGRSATYERELRRARELALEEIKIAAAEMGANAVVGIDIDYETVGGNASMLMVTVSGTAVVLQ